The following proteins come from a genomic window of Portunus trituberculatus isolate SZX2019 chromosome 35, ASM1759143v1, whole genome shotgun sequence:
- the LOC123513184 gene encoding uncharacterized protein LOC123513184 isoform X2, producing MMCCAVVLRDDVLPRQRKAHPTVHAVSPSGVPLVLRQKPQNGVGARTGVGDLVASPGGGNRDDGGNPGNFSVLPPIKDSGKRIESFSLSELDDISLKNEVLRNMKEMSDRGLQGLLANLRAQDRDRDGVLSTDVVKGTLKKYQLKLSEEGMKNLCKKFGEAGTHVTMVRYEDMINYLAKSRMEALRAPPPMPGQRVQESEESGSQPQPMPPKQQHPRKVNLRNRVLFSDKDEAQLISDMERQLSGKPVNMADLRRTMYDLDRDRNDFLSGKQVEVAFSKCGVYLTPDVRARLLLATDRTGAGMYKIETLMDYLTRVKPETHYTVELGNSHRPRQARVGRHPIYQNQPMLNAPWELTQQEPNTHGELPDEGFSEEQQQQQRQRLQQLQEVQPLAPPPPNVPEETELPFDVQKWSSDYQYLAQAVYQADHDQSDYMPAEEVQHISSTYNLVYNLQISEQTLLTALNTATDETYGEVNLEYFIAALQDLHFRESGAY from the exons ATGATGTGTTGTGCCGTGGTGCTCAGGGATGACGTTCTTCCCCGCCAGAGAAA GGCTCACCCAACGGTGCATGCCGTTTCTCCGAGCGGCGTGCCCTTGGTGCTGCGACAGAAGCCACAGAATGGAGTGGGCGCCAGAACGGGCGTAGGGGACCTTGTTGCTTCCCCAGGCGGTGGCAATAGAGACGATGGCGGGAATCCTGGGAACTTTTCGGTCTTGCCGCCCATCAAAGACTCCGGGAAGAGAATCGAGAGTTTCTCCCTCTCTGAACTTGACGACATTTCTCTTAA GAATGAGGTCCTGAGGAACATGAAGGAAATGTCTGACCGCGGCCTGCAGGGGTTGCTGGCCAACCTGCGAGCGCAGGACAGGGACAGAGACGGGGTCTTGTCTACGGACGTGGTTAAAGGAACATTGAAAAAATATCAG CTGAAGCTCAGTGAGGAGGGCATGAAAAACCTGTGCAAGAAGTTCGGCGAGGCCGGAACCCACGTGACTATGGTGCGCTACGAGGACATGATCAACTACCTGGCGAAGTCCAGGATGGAGGCCCTCAGAGCCCCGCCGCCCATGCCAGGCCAAAG GGTCCAAGAATCAGAGGAGTCTGGGTCCCAGCCACAACCCATGCCACCCAAACAACAACACCCTCGGAAGGTGAACTTGAGGAACAG GGTTCTTTTCAGCGATAAGGACGAGGCCCAGCTGATCTCCGACATGGAGCGTCAGCTGTCCGGGAAGCCAGTCAACATGGCGGACCTGCGCAGAACCATGTATGACTTGGACCGTGACCGCAACGACTTCCTCAGCGGGAAGCAA GTAGAGGTTGCTTTCTCCAAGTGTGGGGTGTACCTGACGCCAGACGTGCGGGCCCGCCTGCTGCTGGCCACGGACCGCACGGGGGCAGGGATGTACAAGATTGAGACGCTGATGGACTATCTGACGCGGGTGAAGCCGGAGACACACTACACAGTCGAGCTGG GCAACAGCCACAGGCCACGCCAGGCGAGGGTGGGTCGGCATCCGATATACCAGAACCAACCGATGCTGAACGCCCCCTGGGAACTAACGCAGCAG GAACCCAACACTCACGGGGAACTTCCTGACGAGGGTTTCagcgaggagcagcagcagcagcagcgacaaCGGTTACAGCAGCTGCAGGAAGTACAGCCTCTCGCCCCGCCCCCGCCAAATGTGCCCGAGGAGACCGAGCTTCCCTTCGACGTGCAAAAATGGAGCAGCGACTACCAATACCTAGCACAAGCTGTCTACCAGGCCGACCACGACCAGTCAG ATTACATGCCGGCAGAGGAGGTGCAACATATCTCCTCTACATACAATCTGGTGTACAACCTTCAAATATCAGAACAGACGCTCCTCACTGCCCTCAACACTGCCACTGATGAGACCTATGGCGAGGTCAATTTGGAGTACTTCATTGCCGCTCTTCAGGATTTGCATTTCCGAGAGAGTGGCGCTTACTGA
- the LOC123513186 gene encoding autophagy-related protein 101-like, whose amino-acid sequence MNANTQVLELNVEGRQVDEAVLSLFHTLLFHRSTGKFHYKNDNTYAVGTIGFQDVDCDFIDFTYVRCSSEQLDRSIRREVSGFCEAIRAPDAPPSGQVALEFYQRKRGRWPFATESIPWEVWTLRVNVVSLNNEHERQIWREKVGESLGERLLRITDTLNRHDYIPSPPNQSDIDYIYDTNYPDVQPFLFKVNYTVSAPSNPSTTTTIKKLLKDTLAL is encoded by the exons ATGAACGCTAACACGCAGGTCCTCGAATTG aATGTGGAGGGAAGGCAAGTGGATGAAGCAGTGCTAAGTCTTTTCCACACACTGCTCTTCCATAGATCTACAGGAAAATTCCActataaaaatgataacacaTATGCGGTTGGCACCATTGGATTCCAAGATGTGGACTGTGACTTCATTGACTTCACATAT GTGCGGTGTTCCTCAGAGCAGCTAGACAGAAGCATCCGCCGTGAAGTTAGTGGCTTCTGTGAAGCCATCCGGGCACCAGATGCACCTCCGAGTGGCCag GTTGCTTTAGAATTCTACCAACGGAAGCGTGGCAGATGGCCCTTTGCCACAGAAAGTATCCCATGGGAGGTGTGGACCCTGAGAGTTAATGTGGTCTCCTTGAACAATGAGCATG AACGGCAGATCTGGCGAGAGAAGGTTGGTGAATCCCTTGGTGAGCGCCTCCTTCGCATCACAGACACACTCAATAGACACGACTACATACCCTCCCCGCCCAACCAGTCAGATATTGACTACATATATGACACTAACTATCCTGATGTCCAGCCATTTCTCTTTAAG GTAAACTACACTGTCTCTGCTCCCAGTAatccctccaccactaccactatcaagaAACTGCTCAAGGACACCTTAGCACTATAA
- the LOC123513184 gene encoding uncharacterized protein LOC123513184 isoform X1 has product MTTGTRMPKRFVPQYDVKIRGGRLITEWRFGAHPTVHAVSPSGVPLVLRQKPQNGVGARTGVGDLVASPGGGNRDDGGNPGNFSVLPPIKDSGKRIESFSLSELDDISLKNEVLRNMKEMSDRGLQGLLANLRAQDRDRDGVLSTDVVKGTLKKYQLKLSEEGMKNLCKKFGEAGTHVTMVRYEDMINYLAKSRMEALRAPPPMPGQRVQESEESGSQPQPMPPKQQHPRKVNLRNRVLFSDKDEAQLISDMERQLSGKPVNMADLRRTMYDLDRDRNDFLSGKQVEVAFSKCGVYLTPDVRARLLLATDRTGAGMYKIETLMDYLTRVKPETHYTVELGNSHRPRQARVGRHPIYQNQPMLNAPWELTQQEPNTHGELPDEGFSEEQQQQQRQRLQQLQEVQPLAPPPPNVPEETELPFDVQKWSSDYQYLAQAVYQADHDQSDYMPAEEVQHISSTYNLVYNLQISEQTLLTALNTATDETYGEVNLEYFIAALQDLHFRESGAY; this is encoded by the exons ATGACCACAGGAACGAGGATGCCCAAGAGATTCGTGCCTCAGTATGACGTTAAGATCCGCGGCGGCAGACTCATCACAGAATGGCGCTTCGG GGCTCACCCAACGGTGCATGCCGTTTCTCCGAGCGGCGTGCCCTTGGTGCTGCGACAGAAGCCACAGAATGGAGTGGGCGCCAGAACGGGCGTAGGGGACCTTGTTGCTTCCCCAGGCGGTGGCAATAGAGACGATGGCGGGAATCCTGGGAACTTTTCGGTCTTGCCGCCCATCAAAGACTCCGGGAAGAGAATCGAGAGTTTCTCCCTCTCTGAACTTGACGACATTTCTCTTAA GAATGAGGTCCTGAGGAACATGAAGGAAATGTCTGACCGCGGCCTGCAGGGGTTGCTGGCCAACCTGCGAGCGCAGGACAGGGACAGAGACGGGGTCTTGTCTACGGACGTGGTTAAAGGAACATTGAAAAAATATCAG CTGAAGCTCAGTGAGGAGGGCATGAAAAACCTGTGCAAGAAGTTCGGCGAGGCCGGAACCCACGTGACTATGGTGCGCTACGAGGACATGATCAACTACCTGGCGAAGTCCAGGATGGAGGCCCTCAGAGCCCCGCCGCCCATGCCAGGCCAAAG GGTCCAAGAATCAGAGGAGTCTGGGTCCCAGCCACAACCCATGCCACCCAAACAACAACACCCTCGGAAGGTGAACTTGAGGAACAG GGTTCTTTTCAGCGATAAGGACGAGGCCCAGCTGATCTCCGACATGGAGCGTCAGCTGTCCGGGAAGCCAGTCAACATGGCGGACCTGCGCAGAACCATGTATGACTTGGACCGTGACCGCAACGACTTCCTCAGCGGGAAGCAA GTAGAGGTTGCTTTCTCCAAGTGTGGGGTGTACCTGACGCCAGACGTGCGGGCCCGCCTGCTGCTGGCCACGGACCGCACGGGGGCAGGGATGTACAAGATTGAGACGCTGATGGACTATCTGACGCGGGTGAAGCCGGAGACACACTACACAGTCGAGCTGG GCAACAGCCACAGGCCACGCCAGGCGAGGGTGGGTCGGCATCCGATATACCAGAACCAACCGATGCTGAACGCCCCCTGGGAACTAACGCAGCAG GAACCCAACACTCACGGGGAACTTCCTGACGAGGGTTTCagcgaggagcagcagcagcagcagcgacaaCGGTTACAGCAGCTGCAGGAAGTACAGCCTCTCGCCCCGCCCCCGCCAAATGTGCCCGAGGAGACCGAGCTTCCCTTCGACGTGCAAAAATGGAGCAGCGACTACCAATACCTAGCACAAGCTGTCTACCAGGCCGACCACGACCAGTCAG ATTACATGCCGGCAGAGGAGGTGCAACATATCTCCTCTACATACAATCTGGTGTACAACCTTCAAATATCAGAACAGACGCTCCTCACTGCCCTCAACACTGCCACTGATGAGACCTATGGCGAGGTCAATTTGGAGTACTTCATTGCCGCTCTTCAGGATTTGCATTTCCGAGAGAGTGGCGCTTACTGA